From one Melioribacteraceae bacterium genomic stretch:
- a CDS encoding VWA domain-containing protein, which yields MNKFLRALVFILVTFLVVSCSLSGDDNEQNPDPVDQTLPRNPSPANNSQNHPLVVTLSWSFEGAETYDIYFGERTPPRTLYASNRAEKSIIVPGLDYATRYYWQVIAKMPGGQRVEGPIWSFVTKPRGTTQEGYVLIDYGLETEAPTFVNVYFQVIDLNGVGISNLNENDFEVYEDGEMVSISESGLEVIKSAELPYTLQIVLMLDNSTSLLNNLDDIIIHATNFVNSLSPQFEMAVFKFSEDPILIQDFTSNKAELINAINDIRNDVFETTDLYGAVIEGAGKMEEIFDRDEIVQSAMIIFTDGDDTQAEHTLSEALNAASSKRVYTVGLGPDIKPEVLEKIGNAGFFAIGDVDELSDTFIEIEEELNKFANSFYQIRYKSPKRGNNLHDLLIQMVDNPNNSVIRGTFNSKDFFSTNPGLYINATPENPNGISELTIISNGSQTVQAGSFYGNFEPVYDWLSLSPNIIEVDVDTEDSSIATIRAVGAAGQSGVVRVRDTANGFTKTITVRIQ from the coding sequence GTGAATAAGTTTTTGAGGGCACTGGTATTCATACTTGTTACATTTTTGGTGGTATCTTGTTCATTAAGTGGTGATGATAATGAACAAAATCCGGATCCGGTTGATCAAACTTTACCGCGAAATCCAAGTCCGGCTAACAATTCACAAAATCATCCCCTCGTTGTAACTCTGTCTTGGAGTTTTGAGGGAGCTGAAACATATGATATTTATTTCGGTGAACGAACCCCACCAAGAACTTTATACGCTTCAAATCGTGCCGAAAAAAGTATAATTGTGCCGGGACTCGATTACGCAACTAGGTATTATTGGCAGGTGATTGCAAAAATGCCGGGCGGACAAAGAGTTGAAGGACCGATTTGGTCATTTGTCACCAAACCACGAGGAACTACTCAAGAAGGTTATGTACTGATTGATTATGGATTAGAGACTGAAGCTCCTACTTTTGTTAATGTTTATTTCCAAGTAATTGATTTAAACGGAGTGGGGATCAGTAATCTCAATGAAAACGATTTTGAAGTTTATGAAGACGGTGAAATGGTTTCCATTTCCGAATCAGGATTGGAAGTTATTAAATCAGCCGAACTTCCTTACACATTACAAATAGTTTTAATGCTTGATAATAGTACTAGTTTATTAAATAACTTAGATGATATAATAATTCACGCGACTAATTTTGTAAATAGTTTAAGTCCGCAGTTTGAAATGGCTGTGTTCAAATTTTCCGAAGATCCGATACTAATTCAAGATTTTACATCAAATAAAGCCGAATTAATTAATGCAATAAATGATATACGAAATGATGTTTTTGAGACTACGGATTTATACGGTGCTGTGATTGAAGGTGCCGGTAAAATGGAAGAAATTTTTGATAGGGATGAAATCGTTCAATCAGCTATGATTATTTTTACAGACGGTGATGATACACAAGCCGAGCACACATTATCCGAAGCATTGAATGCTGCTAGTAGTAAACGTGTTTACACAGTTGGCTTAGGTCCTGATATTAAACCTGAAGTTCTTGAGAAAATAGGTAACGCGGGATTTTTTGCAATTGGAGATGTTGATGAATTGTCCGATACATTTATAGAAATTGAAGAAGAACTGAATAAGTTTGCAAATAGTTTCTATCAAATTCGTTACAAAAGTCCTAAGCGTGGGAATAACTTGCATGACTTACTAATCCAAATGGTAGATAATCCAAATAATTCTGTTATACGCGGTACATTTAACAGTAAGGATTTCTTCTCAACTAATCCCGGGCTTTATATAAACGCAACTCCGGAAAATCCAAATGGAATTTCTGAACTAACAATTATTTCCAACGGAAGTCAAACAGTTCAAGCCGGAAGTTTCTACGGAAATTTTGAACCGGTTTATGATTGGCTGTCACTTTCTCCAAATATTATTGAAGTGGATGTTGATACCGAAGACTCTTCAATTGCAACAATTAGAGCAGTGGGTGCTGCCGGACAAAGCGGAGTTGTAAGGGTTAGAGATACTGCAAACGGATTCACGAAAACAATTACAGTAAGGATTCAGTAA
- a CDS encoding M48 family metallopeptidase: MSKENFIFTINMKSKSKKYNNIKLGIGIGKGIIAFILILLFVLLNYSKELEALLRINIQSDYLILLLFTLVIGMVSSIIFFPINYYSGFYLEHKYELSNQTFFKWMLENLKGTLVAGVIGIPLLLAFYFFLNLFGSIWWLPFAVLMFIVSVVLAQILPIIILPIFYKVSPIEDVELKKRIVKLASEVGMKVENVFSFNMSKNTKKANAAFTGLGKTKRIILGDTLLEGYSKEEIETVIAHEIGHYKHKHIVKNIFISTIFSFLTLFLIAFFYEFSLSWFNFSDITQIAALPILSLWGMLIGLIQTPISNWISRKYEYEADEYAVRSTRNPNAFKETLKKLSDQNLGDENPHPIVEWFFYSHPSIRNRILAINSISLG, translated from the coding sequence ATGTCTAAAGAAAACTTTATATTTACAATTAATATGAAATCAAAATCAAAAAAGTATAATAATATAAAACTTGGTATCGGTATAGGAAAAGGCATTATTGCCTTTATCCTTATATTACTTTTTGTGTTGCTTAATTACAGTAAAGAGCTCGAAGCTTTACTAAGGATCAATATTCAAAGCGACTATTTGATTTTGTTGCTTTTTACTTTGGTAATCGGAATGGTTTCGTCTATCATTTTCTTCCCCATAAATTATTACTCCGGATTTTATCTTGAACATAAATATGAACTTTCTAATCAAACTTTTTTTAAATGGATGTTGGAAAACTTAAAAGGAACATTGGTCGCAGGTGTTATCGGCATTCCTCTGCTTCTTGCATTTTACTTTTTTCTAAACTTATTTGGTAGTATCTGGTGGCTACCTTTTGCGGTATTGATGTTTATTGTCTCAGTAGTGCTTGCACAAATTTTACCAATTATTATTCTCCCGATTTTTTATAAGGTTTCTCCGATTGAAGATGTCGAATTAAAAAAGAGAATCGTTAAACTTGCTTCAGAAGTCGGGATGAAAGTTGAAAATGTTTTTTCTTTTAACATGAGCAAAAATACAAAGAAGGCAAATGCTGCTTTTACCGGTTTAGGTAAAACCAAAAGAATTATTTTAGGCGATACTTTACTTGAGGGATATTCGAAAGAAGAAATTGAAACTGTGATTGCACATGAAATTGGTCATTATAAACATAAACATATTGTTAAAAATATCTTTATCAGTACAATTTTTAGTTTCCTAACTCTATTTCTTATTGCATTCTTTTATGAATTTTCCTTAAGCTGGTTTAACTTTTCTGACATCACACAAATTGCAGCATTACCAATCTTAAGTTTGTGGGGAATGTTAATAGGATTAATTCAAACCCCAATCTCAAATTGGATTTCGAGAAAATACGAATATGAAGCAGATGAATATGCAGTTAGATCCACTCGTAATCCAAACGCGTTTAAGGAAACTTTAAAGAAATTATCGGATCAGAATCTAGGGGATGAAAATCCTCATCCTATTGTAGAATGGTTTTTCTATTCACACCCATCAATCCGAAACAGAATTCTAGCTATAAATTCAATTTCTCTCGGCTAG
- a CDS encoding tetratricopeptide repeat protein produces the protein MIKKLFEILIVIILVNVSVNSQTLEELMQIGNENYKNENYSEAIESYSKILNQGYESSALFFNLGNSYFKSGQLGRAILNYERALKLNPGDDDIQFNLRLAKTRTIDNIKEVPQLFIVEWWNLLISMFSVSGWALVLLVFYLLLLLFIAFYFLSNNINLQRLSIYGGIVSSVFLLIFAIVLFASYHREVSFDYGILVANSANVKVSPTEDSSDSFIIHEGIKFELQDQLDNWAKIKLADGKVGWLQVNSFEKI, from the coding sequence ATGATCAAGAAACTTTTCGAAATATTGATTGTGATTATTCTTGTAAATGTTAGTGTCAATTCGCAAACACTAGAAGAATTAATGCAAATCGGAAACGAGAATTACAAAAATGAAAATTATTCCGAAGCGATTGAAAGTTATTCGAAAATACTGAATCAAGGTTATGAAAGCTCGGCACTTTTTTTCAATTTAGGAAATTCTTATTTCAAATCAGGTCAACTCGGCAGAGCAATATTAAATTATGAACGTGCATTAAAACTTAATCCCGGTGATGACGATATTCAATTTAATTTAAGATTGGCAAAGACTCGAACGATCGATAATATTAAAGAAGTCCCACAGCTTTTTATTGTAGAATGGTGGAATTTGTTAATCTCGATGTTCTCTGTTTCCGGATGGGCGTTAGTCTTATTAGTTTTCTATTTATTACTATTATTATTTATCGCATTCTATTTCTTATCAAATAATATTAATCTCCAACGATTGAGTATTTATGGCGGGATAGTTTCATCTGTTTTCTTGCTGATTTTTGCAATTGTATTATTTGCTTCCTATCACAGAGAAGTATCATTTGATTATGGAATCTTAGTTGCTAATTCTGCTAATGTAAAAGTTTCTCCAACCGAAGACAGCAGTGATTCCTTTATAATTCACGAAGGAATTAAATTCGAACTTCAAGATCAATTGGACAATTGGGCAAAAATTAAATTAGCTGACGGCAAAGTTGGCTGGTTACAAGTCAATTCATTTGAGAAAATCTAA
- a CDS encoding BatD family protein, protein MKFLSKILLLVLLVSVSFAQKFEATADRTTVGQNERFQVFFTFEGQSSNVSGFKPPSFEGFRVLSGPNQSTNMQIINGQVSSSITFSFILTPSNIGEFTIGKASVNYSGTKYETNPLAIKVVQGATTAQPQQSGGEISQEELQKNVFIIASADKRNVYQGEQVTVTYKLYTKLTIASIQIAKLPTYNGFWQEEIPTDNTINWEIEMYNGERFRTATIKRVALFPTKAGELTVTPFELNLPIVVKKRRTSNDFFDDFFNDSFFGRTETVDYTAKSNTLKINAEPLPQNNVPESFNGAVGDFNFTSQLDRTSLKANESLTLRFTITGSGNMQLLDLPKLTLPAGFEVYEPKSNLNINRGSKISGTKIIEYVIVPRVQGQKTIPAVEFSYFNPAKKQYVTTTSPVYVIEVEKGDGTIASGSGFSKEDIKLLNEDIRYIKTSSTKFYSMNGDSIIPIWFWLGLILPAFTLGGLLIYQSRNEKLSRNTQLLKSRKAEKLAKQRLKTAQKLMTGNESLAFYSEISLAMNGYLEDKLSIQKSEFSLGKALDKLSEKNISDDLKEKVKQIYEKCEFARFAPSSQNISAEKNLYDETIETIIKIESHLNSRRSK, encoded by the coding sequence ATGAAATTTCTTTCTAAAATATTGTTGTTGGTATTACTTGTATCAGTAAGTTTTGCTCAAAAGTTTGAAGCAACTGCCGACAGAACAACAGTCGGTCAGAATGAACGTTTCCAAGTATTTTTTACTTTTGAGGGACAAAGCTCAAATGTAAGCGGATTCAAACCACCGTCCTTTGAAGGTTTCCGAGTTTTAAGTGGTCCGAATCAATCGACAAATATGCAGATTATAAACGGACAAGTTTCAAGTTCGATAACTTTCTCGTTTATTTTAACTCCTAGTAATATTGGCGAGTTTACTATTGGTAAAGCTTCTGTTAATTATTCAGGCACCAAGTATGAAACTAATCCGTTAGCAATCAAAGTAGTTCAAGGTGCAACCACAGCCCAGCCACAACAAAGTGGTGGAGAAATTTCACAAGAAGAACTTCAAAAAAATGTTTTCATAATTGCTTCTGCCGATAAAAGAAATGTTTATCAAGGTGAACAAGTTACGGTTACATATAAGCTTTATACTAAACTCACAATTGCTTCGATACAAATTGCAAAGCTTCCGACATACAATGGATTTTGGCAGGAAGAAATTCCAACCGATAATACTATCAATTGGGAAATTGAAATGTATAACGGTGAGAGATTCAGAACTGCAACTATAAAAAGGGTTGCTTTATTTCCCACGAAAGCCGGAGAACTTACTGTAACGCCTTTTGAATTAAATCTGCCGATTGTTGTTAAGAAACGAAGAACCTCAAATGATTTCTTCGATGATTTCTTTAACGATTCCTTTTTCGGAAGAACCGAGACAGTCGACTATACAGCTAAATCGAACACATTAAAAATTAATGCTGAACCTTTACCTCAAAACAATGTCCCGGAATCATTCAATGGGGCAGTAGGAGATTTTAATTTTACTTCACAACTTGATAGAACATCTCTTAAAGCCAATGAATCTTTAACACTAAGATTTACTATCACCGGAAGCGGCAATATGCAGCTTCTTGATTTACCAAAGCTAACATTACCGGCGGGTTTTGAAGTCTATGAACCCAAATCCAATTTAAATATTAATAGAGGAAGTAAAATCTCCGGGACGAAAATTATCGAGTATGTTATTGTTCCGAGAGTTCAAGGACAAAAAACAATTCCAGCTGTTGAATTCAGTTATTTCAATCCCGCGAAAAAACAATATGTTACGACAACTTCGCCTGTATATGTTATTGAAGTTGAAAAAGGTGATGGAACAATTGCTTCCGGAAGTGGGTTTTCTAAGGAAGATATTAAATTGCTAAATGAAGATATCCGTTATATAAAAACATCAAGCACAAAATTCTATTCTATGAACGGGGATTCGATAATTCCGATTTGGTTTTGGCTTGGTTTGATTTTACCAGCTTTCACACTTGGTGGATTATTAATCTATCAATCGCGAAACGAAAAATTATCTAGAAACACACAATTACTTAAATCAAGAAAAGCAGAAAAACTGGCAAAGCAAAGATTAAAAACTGCACAAAAATTAATGACAGGAAATGAAAGCTTGGCTTTCTATTCGGAAATATCATTAGCAATGAATGGATATTTGGAAGATAAATTGAGTATTCAGAAATCGGAATTTTCATTAGGTAAAGCTTTGGATAAACTAAGCGAAAAGAATATTTCCGATGATCTTAAAGAAAAAGTTAAACAGATTTATGAAAAATGTGAGTTCGCAAGATTTGCTCCCTCTTCACAAAATATTTCGGCTGAAAAGAATTTGTACGATGAAACCATTGAAACAATTATAAAAATTGAATCTCATTTAAATTCCAGAAGAAGTAAATGA
- a CDS encoding tetratricopeptide repeat protein yields the protein MIRLNSKFLFTLLFTTTLVFAQSVRSLNNTGVDKYETKEFSEAEVNFKKAIEENAETFNAHYNLGSALYKQERYDEAIKSYQSALSLAENDQQKAQIYYNQGNVLLKGQKLKESIEAYKEALKINPDDLEAKYNLSYALEMMKNQQEQQQNQDQNQNQDNQDQNKDQQQNQDQNKDQEQDKQDQQQNQQNKDQQDKNQQNQQQQQPKKDQISKEEAERILQALKNNETDLQKELRKQKGKAVKSAKDW from the coding sequence ATGATTCGACTTAATTCTAAATTTCTATTCACATTACTTTTCACAACTACTTTGGTTTTTGCTCAAAGTGTGAGATCGTTAAATAATACCGGCGTTGATAAATATGAAACAAAAGAATTTTCCGAGGCGGAAGTAAACTTTAAAAAGGCAATTGAAGAAAATGCTGAAACTTTTAACGCTCACTACAACTTGGGATCGGCTCTTTACAAACAAGAAAGATATGATGAAGCAATTAAAAGTTATCAAAGTGCACTATCATTAGCCGAAAATGATCAACAAAAAGCTCAGATTTATTACAATCAAGGTAACGTTCTTTTAAAAGGACAAAAACTAAAAGAGAGTATTGAGGCTTATAAAGAAGCTTTAAAAATCAATCCTGATGACCTTGAGGCAAAATATAATTTATCTTACGCACTTGAAATGATGAAGAACCAGCAGGAACAACAGCAGAATCAAGATCAAAATCAGAATCAAGATAATCAAGATCAAAACAAGGATCAGCAGCAAAATCAAGATCAGAATAAGGATCAAGAACAAGATAAACAAGATCAACAGCAGAATCAGCAGAACAAGGATCAACAAGATAAAAATCAACAGAATCAACAACAACAGCAACCTAAAAAAGATCAAATTTCTAAAGAAGAAGCCGAGAGAATTTTACAAGCATTAAAAAACAATGAAACTGATCTACAAAAAGAATTAAGAAAACAAAAAGGAAAAGCGGTTAAAAGTGCTAAAGATTGGTAA
- a CDS encoding VWA domain-containing protein yields the protein MSTFRFAHSEYLNLLYLIPVLILLFWFTQRKSRKLLEDFASSKMRMILMPYYSRVKTFIKFGLISFSTVLLIFTLANPQVGSKIEEVKQVGIDVYILLDVSNSMQAEDIKPTRLTKAKYEISKLINRLRGDRIGLIVFAGQAYVQFPLTTDYSAADLFLSAVDHSTVPQQGTAIAPAIELAMQSFKHDEATQKAIIIITDGEDHEGNLNEVISEAAQSGVVIYSIGMGSPTGVPIPVYNSSGIQVDYRKDRDGNVVLTKLDEPTLEEIASLGNGKYYRSTNTSDELNQIYNDLSKLEQTEYGTTRITDYEDRYYYFLIPALILLIMEIFVSNKKSQLFRKLDEKGAEQV from the coding sequence TTGAGCACATTTAGATTTGCACATAGTGAATATCTAAATTTACTTTACCTCATTCCGGTATTGATTTTACTGTTTTGGTTCACTCAAAGAAAAAGCAGAAAACTATTGGAAGATTTTGCTTCGTCAAAAATGCGAATGATATTAATGCCTTATTACAGTAGAGTCAAAACATTTATAAAATTTGGGTTGATTTCATTCAGTACAGTGCTGTTAATCTTTACTCTTGCAAATCCACAAGTTGGTTCGAAGATAGAAGAAGTTAAGCAAGTCGGGATTGATGTTTACATTCTACTCGACGTATCAAACAGCATGCAGGCTGAGGATATAAAACCAACTCGTTTAACTAAAGCTAAATACGAAATTTCAAAATTGATTAACCGTTTACGCGGAGATAGAATTGGGTTGATTGTTTTTGCAGGACAAGCTTATGTACAGTTTCCATTAACAACCGATTATTCAGCAGCTGATTTATTTTTATCTGCGGTTGATCACTCAACTGTTCCGCAGCAAGGAACAGCAATTGCACCGGCAATAGAATTGGCTATGCAATCTTTCAAACATGATGAAGCAACACAAAAAGCAATTATTATTATTACAGATGGCGAAGATCATGAAGGTAATTTGAATGAAGTTATTTCGGAAGCAGCTCAATCCGGCGTTGTAATTTATTCAATAGGAATGGGGTCACCAACGGGTGTTCCAATTCCGGTTTACAATTCTTCAGGTATTCAAGTCGATTACAGGAAAGACAGAGATGGAAATGTTGTTTTAACTAAATTGGATGAACCAACTCTCGAAGAAATTGCTTCACTGGGAAATGGAAAATATTATCGCAGTACGAATACTAGTGATGAACTGAACCAAATTTACAATGATCTATCGAAACTTGAACAGACTGAATATGGTACAACGCGTATAACCGATTATGAAGATAGATACTATTATTTCTTAATCCCCGCTTTAATCTTATTAATCATGGAAATATTTGTATCAAATAAAAAGTCACAGCTTTTCAGAAAACTTGATGAGAAGGGAGCCGAACAGGTATGA
- a CDS encoding VWA domain-containing protein, translating to MFDFTNVEFAYPFVLYGLISLPLFALWYWKRNKKSTPDITYSSLKLFGSLKPTLRERLHHLPFILRLLALGFLVVALARPQTYSTGENVYTEGIDIAMVLDISGSMLAEDFQPNRLDAAKNVIGDFVRGRTSDKIGLVIFARDSFTQCPLTIDYQVLRNLLKDIQSGMITDGTAIGNAIANGVNRLKDSEAKSKVMILLTDGVNNAGEVDPVTAAQIAETFGIRIYTIGVGTRGEAPYPFKTPFGTRYQMVPVEIDEQLLQQISGLTGGRYFRATNNEKLKEIYDEIDKLERSRVEVLSYRNTQELFYSYVGVGLILLLLEIGLIRTYLRRLP from the coding sequence ATGTTTGATTTCACTAATGTTGAATTTGCATATCCTTTTGTTTTATACGGACTTATTTCATTACCGTTATTCGCATTATGGTATTGGAAGAGAAATAAAAAATCCACTCCGGATATCACGTACTCATCGCTGAAATTATTCGGAAGTTTGAAACCGACTTTGCGAGAAAGATTACATCATTTACCATTCATTCTTAGATTACTTGCATTGGGTTTTTTAGTTGTCGCGCTTGCTCGTCCGCAGACTTATTCAACCGGTGAAAATGTTTATACTGAAGGAATTGATATCGCGATGGTTTTGGATATTTCGGGAAGTATGCTAGCCGAAGATTTTCAACCAAATAGACTTGATGCCGCAAAAAATGTCATTGGTGATTTTGTCCGAGGGAGAACTTCAGATAAAATTGGTCTAGTAATTTTTGCACGCGATAGTTTTACTCAATGCCCGCTTACAATTGACTATCAAGTATTAAGAAACTTGTTGAAAGACATTCAAAGCGGAATGATAACAGATGGTACGGCTATAGGGAACGCAATTGCAAACGGTGTTAATAGATTGAAAGATAGTGAAGCAAAGAGTAAAGTTATGATTTTACTTACCGATGGTGTTAACAATGCCGGTGAAGTTGATCCTGTAACTGCCGCTCAAATTGCGGAGACTTTCGGAATAAGAATTTATACAATCGGTGTGGGTACTAGAGGCGAAGCTCCGTATCCATTTAAGACTCCGTTTGGGACAAGATATCAAATGGTTCCCGTTGAAATTGACGAGCAGCTTTTGCAGCAAATTAGTGGATTAACAGGTGGAAGATATTTTAGAGCAACGAATAATGAAAAATTAAAAGAAATTTATGATGAGATTGATAAACTTGAACGAAGCAGAGTTGAAGTTCTTTCATATAGAAATACACAAGAATTGTTTTATTCCTATGTTGGTGTTGGATTGATTTTACTTTTATTAGAAATAGGTTTAATCAGAACATATTTGAGAAGATTACCTTGA
- a CDS encoding DUF58 domain-containing protein, with amino-acid sequence MLTKELLKQVRQIEIRTRGIVNEVFSGEYHSVFKGRGMEFSEVREYQFGDDIRNIDWNVTARFGHPYIKIFEEERELTVMLLIDMSGSLLFGSAEKTKQRIAAELSSILAFSALKNNDKVGLILFTDRIEKFVSPRKGRSHVLRIIREVLSFEPQGNQTNLKAALEYFNSTIKKKSIAFLISDFMDSGYEKIIKIVGKKHDLIGMILEDPREKELPLAGLVKFRDAETGEIRVIDTSSKIVRDEFFTYRKYNEEKRRQLFVSSRIDKVNIETDKNYVKPLVDFFKLREKRW; translated from the coding sequence ATGTTAACTAAAGAATTATTAAAACAAGTTCGTCAAATTGAAATTCGCACTCGAGGAATTGTTAATGAAGTTTTCTCGGGTGAATATCATTCCGTTTTTAAGGGACGTGGAATGGAATTTTCCGAAGTTCGCGAATATCAATTTGGTGATGATATAAGAAATATCGATTGGAACGTTACCGCTCGGTTTGGTCATCCCTACATTAAAATTTTTGAAGAGGAAAGAGAACTTACCGTTATGTTATTAATTGATATGAGCGGTTCTCTACTTTTTGGGAGTGCAGAAAAAACTAAACAACGTATTGCCGCTGAACTTTCTTCAATACTAGCATTTTCTGCTTTAAAGAATAATGATAAAGTTGGTTTAATCCTTTTCACAGATCGAATAGAAAAATTTGTTTCTCCAAGAAAAGGTCGAAGTCACGTTTTGAGAATAATTAGAGAAGTACTCTCGTTTGAACCACAAGGCAATCAGACCAATCTTAAAGCTGCGCTCGAATATTTTAATAGCACTATCAAAAAGAAAAGTATCGCATTCTTAATTTCTGATTTTATGGATAGCGGTTATGAGAAGATTATTAAAATTGTGGGTAAAAAACATGATTTGATTGGAATGATTTTAGAAGATCCTCGTGAAAAAGAATTACCACTTGCCGGATTAGTAAAATTCAGAGATGCTGAAACCGGTGAAATTAGAGTCATAGATACAAGCAGCAAAATTGTACGTGATGAATTTTTTACTTATAGAAAATACAACGAAGAAAAACGCAGACAGCTTTTCGTTTCCAGTCGAATTGATAAGGTGAATATCGAAACAGATAAAAATTATGTAAAACCATTAGTCGATTTTTTCAAATTGCGTGAGAAACGTTGGTGA
- a CDS encoding MoxR family ATPase, which yields MEITELNEKIKRESEFIDVLLNEIGKVIVGQKDMVERLVIGLLGNGHILLEGVPGLAKTLAIKSLSSSMKAKFQRIQFTPDLLPADLIGTLIYNQKDGNFAIKKGPIFSNFILADEINRAPAKVQSALLEAMQERQVTIGENTFKLEEPFLVLATQNPIEQEGTYPLPEAQVDRFMLKVKITYPVRDEELKIMRQNVSGQFPTVNPVIDPADILKARKLINDIYMDEKIERYILDIVFATRSPKDFGLDKLTDLISYGGSPRATINLALASRAMAFIKRRGYVIPEDVRAVCMDVMRHRVAVTYEAEAEDITSENIITEILNTVEVP from the coding sequence TTGGAAATAACAGAACTTAATGAAAAGATCAAACGCGAAAGCGAGTTTATTGATGTTCTTTTGAATGAAATCGGAAAAGTTATAGTCGGTCAAAAAGATATGGTTGAACGACTTGTAATCGGCTTACTCGGAAATGGTCACATTCTTTTAGAAGGTGTACCCGGACTGGCAAAAACTTTAGCTATTAAATCACTTTCCTCGTCAATGAAAGCTAAGTTTCAAAGAATTCAATTCACCCCAGATCTCTTGCCTGCGGATTTAATAGGAACACTTATTTATAATCAAAAAGACGGCAACTTTGCAATTAAAAAAGGCCCGATCTTTTCGAACTTTATTTTAGCAGATGAAATAAACCGAGCTCCGGCGAAAGTTCAAAGTGCGCTTCTTGAAGCTATGCAGGAAAGACAAGTCACAATCGGTGAAAACACTTTTAAATTGGAAGAACCGTTTTTGGTACTTGCCACTCAAAATCCAATCGAGCAAGAGGGAACATATCCGCTTCCGGAAGCACAAGTCGACAGATTCATGTTAAAAGTTAAAATCACTTACCCGGTTAGGGATGAAGAATTAAAAATTATGAGGCAAAATGTTTCAGGTCAATTTCCAACAGTAAACCCTGTGATTGATCCTGCAGATATTCTAAAAGCAAGAAAACTTATAAATGATATATATATGGATGAAAAAATTGAACGATATATTTTAGATATAGTTTTTGCTACAAGATCTCCAAAAGATTTCGGGTTGGATAAACTTACTGATTTAATCAGTTACGGCGGATCACCAAGAGCAACGATAAATCTTGCTTTAGCTTCACGAGCAATGGCATTTATTAAACGAAGAGGATACGTAATTCCCGAAGATGTTAGAGCAGTTTGTATGGATGTAATGCGGCACAGAGTTGCAGTAACTTATGAAGCAGAGGCTGAGGATATTACTTCCGAAAACATAATCACTGAAATTCTTAACACAGTTGAAGTACCTTAA
- a CDS encoding DUF302 domain-containing protein, which produces MSYYFAKTVDLSFDEAIQKATDELKKVGFGILTEIDVKETLKKKIDVDFRKYKILGACNPHFAHKALSTEDKIGVLLPCNVIVQESEDGKVEVAIMNPAEAMSVVKNEKLEPIASDVNKLLETALQNI; this is translated from the coding sequence ATGAGTTATTATTTTGCAAAGACGGTTGACTTATCGTTTGATGAGGCAATTCAAAAAGCTACAGATGAACTTAAAAAAGTAGGATTCGGAATTCTTACCGAAATTGATGTAAAAGAAACACTAAAGAAGAAGATTGATGTAGATTTCAGAAAGTATAAAATTTTAGGTGCATGCAATCCGCATTTTGCACATAAAGCATTGTCTACCGAGGATAAAATTGGTGTATTACTTCCATGTAATGTTATTGTTCAAGAAAGTGAAGATGGTAAAGTGGAGGTTGCAATCATGAATCCTGCTGAAGCCATGTCGGTAGTTAAAAATGAAAAACTCGAACCAATTGCATCAGATGTTAATAAATTATTAGAGACAGCTTTACAAAACATCTAA